In the genome of Bacillota bacterium, the window GAAATGGACCATCGCCCCGTCCAGGCCGGCCACCACCTCGAGCGCGCCCACCGATGAGAGCCCCTGGGGAAGGTACTCCCCGGGGGTGACGAAGACCGTTAGGTCCAGGCACGACTCGGGGACCCCCCGCCCCCTGGCCAGGGATCCGGAGAGGAGGACGGCCAGGACCCGCGGGTCGGCGGAGAGGCTCCGGGTCAGTTCCCCGGCCAGGCGCTCGTGCTCGGGGGTCGGATAGGACGGCGCCACCCGGACACCTTTGGCCACTGGTTCTAACCTCCTGGGTCGGCGGACTATCACCAGACCGGCTCATTCAGGCTTGACCTTGGGCCCGACTTATCATAGGATATTTGAAGATAGGCAATAAAGGGAAGGGGTGGTACCCCATGCGGGAAAACGGGGAGAAGCTGCTGACCGTGCAGGAAGCCTCACGGGCCCTGGGGGTCACGGCCAAGTCGGTCCGGGACTTCATCGCCTCCGGCGAGCTCAGAGCGAGCAAGATCGGGCAGTGGAAGATCGGGCAGGCCGACCTCGACGCCTTCGTCGAATCGCGCTCGGCCCGCCGGCCGGGCCTCGAAGTGTCCCTCGACGTCCGGGTCGTCGCCCGGCTCGATAAAGTCAGCGCTCTGGCCCAATCGATTATCGAGTTGATCCAGCGTGAGGGTCAGACCTGTGAGTTCTCCTACCAGCTGACGGGCGGCGCGGGCGTCTTTCGCCTGACGGCCCCGCCGGCCTTCCTCGGGC includes:
- a CDS encoding helix-turn-helix domain-containing protein codes for the protein MRENGEKLLTVQEASRALGVTAKSVRDFIASGELRASKIGQWKIGQADLDAFVESRSARRPGLEVSLDVRVVARLDKVSALAQSIIELIQREGQTCEFSYQLTGGAGVFRLTAPPAFLGRVLNALKPYAPVANGRLAELALDRE